One genomic window of Rissa tridactyla isolate bRisTri1 unplaced genomic scaffold, bRisTri1.patW.cur.20221130 scaffold_29, whole genome shotgun sequence includes the following:
- the LOC128903296 gene encoding olfactory receptor 14C36-like: MSNSSSITQFLLLAFADTWELQLLHFRLFLGIYLAALLGNGLIITAIACDHRLHTPMYFFLFNLALLDLGSISTTVPKAMANSLWDTRATSYAGCAAQVFLLPFLMVAEYCLLTIMAYDRYVAICKPLHYGTLLGSRACVHMAAAAWGSGFLHALLHTANTFSLPLCQGNALDQFFCEIPQILKLSCSHSYLREVGLLVVSVCLGFGCFVFIVLSYVQIFRAVLRIPSEQGRHKAFSTCLPHLAVVSLFLSTAVFAYLKPPSISSPSLDLVMAVLYSVVPPVVNPLIYSMRNKELKDAVWKLISGWFQKH; this comes from the coding sequence atgtccaacagcagctccatcacccagttcctcctcctggcatttgcagacacatgggagttgcagctcttgcacttcaggctcttcctgggcatctacctggctgccctcctgggcaacggcctcatcatcaccgccattgcctgtgaccaccgcctccacacccccatgtacttcttcctgttcaacctcgccctcctcgacctgggctccatctccaccactgtccccaaagccatggccaattccctctgggacaccagggccaccTCCTAtgctggatgtgctgcacaggtttttctcttgccttttctgatggtagcagagtattgtcttctcaccattatggcctacgaccgctacgttgccatctgcaaacccctgcactacgggaccctcctgggcagcagagcttgtgtccacatggcagcagctgcctggggcagtgggtttctccatgctctcctgcacacggccaatacattttccctgcccctctgccagggcaatgccctggaccagttcttctgtgaaatcccccagatcctcaagctctcctgctcacactcctacctcagggaagttgggcttcttgtggtcagtgtctgtttaggctttggttgttttgtgttcatcgtgctgtcctatgtgcagatcttcagggccgtgctgaggatcccctctgagcagggacggcacaaagccttttccacgtgcctccctcacctggccgtggtctccctgtttctcagcactgcagtgtttgcctacctcaagcccccctccatctcctcaccatctCTGGATCTGGTGATGGCagttctgtactcggtggtgcctccagtagtgaaccccctcatctacagcatgaggaataaggagctcaaggatgcagtGTGGAAACTGATATCTGGATGGTTTCAGAAGCATTga